AAGCTTACGGTCAAAATCCATAATAGCCTCCTTTAGAGCGGCCGTCACATAACCCGGCAGGCATTCCCTTAAATCAGCATATCTTACCCCTCTGGGATAAGACGGCTCCACCTCACCCGGACCGGCAGACGGCCTGTCCGCCAGGAAATCCCCTACCAGCTGGACGGGAGCAATATAATTTCCCCCACCCAGCGCAAAAGCCCGCCCCTCCCACTTTCTTTGAAACTCCACACCGGCCAGGGGGTGGTCACTGCCGAAATCATCCGGCCTTACTCCCACTAAAAGGGCACTGTTGGCGTTTTGCCCGTCCCTGGCGTATTCGCTCATACCATTGGTAACAACATATCCATCCTCAGAGGCCGCGGCCACCACCAAGCCCCCGGGGCACATACAAAAGGTATACGCCGAGCGGCCGGCGGACGAATGATAGGCCAGCTTGTATTCCGCAGGCCCCAATTTAGGGTGCCCGGCGAAATTTTTATGCTGAGCCTGATTTATTAATGTTTGGGGATGTTCCACCCGAACACCGATGGAAAACGGCTTGGGGGACATCAGCACCCCCCGGTTGTGCAGCATGGCAAAGGTATCCCTGGCACTGTGCCCGATTGCCAGCACGAGTGCCTCAGTGGCCAGCGTATGCCGATCATTGATTTCCAGACCCGTTAGTTTATGGCCTTCCACTATAATATCCGTCACCTTACTATTGAACCGCACCTCGCCGCCCAGCTCGATTATTTTTTGACGAATATTCTTAACCACTATTTTTAAAATATCTGTACCGATATGTGGTTTGTATGAATAAATTATCTCCCCGGGAGCGCCGGCCAGCACCATTTCCTCCAAAACTTTGCGGCATCGTTTATCCTTAATCAAAGTAGTTAGTTTACCGTCTGAAAAAGTACCGGCCCCACCCTCGCCAAACTGAACATTACAATCTTTATCCAAACAGCCGGTTTGCCAGAAAGAGCGCACGATTTGCGTACGGGTATCCACATCGGCCCCCCTTTCCAGCAAAAGCGGCCGGTAGCCCATACGCGCCAGCAGCAGCCCGGCAAAAAGCCCGGCCGGTCCGGTGCCCAGCACCACCGGGCGATGAGGCAGCGCCTTGTGGCCCGGCTGAACAAAGCGATAATCCAATGGCGGAACAACCGAAACATCACCGGCCTTAAGCCTTTTGAACACGGCCTGTTCATTGACCAGTTCGACGTCAACGGTATACACAAAATAAATCCGGTTTCTTTTTCTGGCATCAATGGATTCTTTAAAGATAACGCAGCGGGCGATTTCGTTTTCCCCGACCCCAAGCTTTCCGGCTATTTTGTTTTTAATGAGAGATTTATCTTCATCAAGGGATAGTTTTACGCCTGTAACCCTGAGCATTTTCATAAGCTCCTTCCGGCCTATCTCATCAGCCATATTAAAATGTTACCCGCCCCAACCGGATATTATCAGATAAGCAAATGTCCATAACGTGTCCGATAAATCACAATAAAGCTTGCATTAAAGCCCCAACAAAGTTATATTATACTAAAGTTAAATAATAGTTCTTCGAGTCGGATATGCCTGCAAACATTAATGTTATGGCCGCCCGGCCGTTAGGGTATCCCGGGAAACCGGCATGCCTCCCTTTTGGAAAGGAGAACTGTGGCATGGAACAGAAAAGCCTTATTAATATTGAACATTCCATAACCAAGGCCATAACAGGCGATAAAGACCGCCAGGCATTGGTCAATAAAGTAATTATAAAAACAATAATGGAAGAAAACAATGAAGAAAAGGCCTTTACTATGTTTTTATGGCATCTGGCGGATATCGACCCTCCCATAAGTTTTAGTGAACTGCTGGTCTTTAAAGCAATTTACCGCATGTTTAACAGCTACTGCGATTTTTTAATAAAGGATAAGCAGCAAGCAATGGACATACTTGATATCCCCCGAGAAACGCTGCAATTACCGCCTGATGAATTAACCAAACAAGCCAAGATTAGTTACTGGCACCATTTTAACGAATTATCCGGTGATATACACACTTTTTTAACCAATGCGCAAAAAATAGGGGTCATGAAAAAAGCGTTAAATTTTTTATGCCGGCAAACCGTCGCCTGATATTGAAGAAGGCAGCCGGGTTTTAACCCGGCCGCCTTCTTCAATACCCATATATCCCGCATATTCCGCGACACAATGGCAGCAATCAAACCTTACGCTATTTGCCGCTTAACATATTCTTGGCAATAACCACCCGCTGAATCTGGTTGGTACCTTCATAAATCTGGGTGATCTTGGCGTCACGCATCATGCGCTCCATGGGATATTCCTTCATATAACCGTACCCGCCCAATATTTGCAACGCATCCACCGTAACCTGCATGGCAGTGTCCGAAGCAAACAATTTGCTCATGGATGAGAATTGGCTGATATCAGTAGCGGAAGCATTGTTCTCCGCGGCATGTTCAATTAAGAAGGCCGCTTTGTACACCAGCTGCCGGGCGGCCTCCACCCTGGTGGCCATATCCGCCAGCATAAATTGCAGCCCCTGGAAAGCAGCTATGGGTTTGCCGAACTGGACCCGTTCCTTGGCATAATTAACGGCATAATCCAAAGCGCCCTGGGCAATACCAACGGCCTGGGCACCAATAACGGGACGGGTGCGGTCCAGGGTCATCATGGCAATTTTAAATCCATCGCCTTCCTTGCCCATCATATTTTCAGCCGGCACGGGACAGTTGTCAAAAATAACTTCGGTGGTTTCCGAACCCCTGATGCCCATTTTATGTTCCTTCTTGCCGACGCTTACTCCGGGGTAATCCTTTTCTACAATAAATGCGCTGAGACCTTTTAGCCCGGCCTTGGGGTCCACGGTGGCAAAAACCGTGAATACATCGGCAATACTGCCGTTGGTGATAAAACATTTTTGGCCTGAAAGAATATATTTGTCTCCTTCACGCACAGCTTTTGTCTTCACGCTGCCGGCGTCAGAACCGGCATTGGGCTCGGTGAGGGCAAAGGCACAAATCTGGTCGCCGTCGGCAATACCGGGCAGATATTTTTGCTTTTGTGCTTCCGAGCCGCCCACCAGTATAGGCATCATGCCCAGTTCCTGAGCGGCTACTATCAGTGACGCGGAGGCCGAAGCCTTGGCGATCTCTTCCACAATCAGGCATACCGAGGGCAGCCCCGCACCCGTGCCGCCGTATTCCTCGGGTATGCCGGCACCCAGCAGTCCCTGCTCGGCGATCAACTCTTTAAGATCCCAAGGATATTCATCCTTTTCATCTATCTCCGCCGCCCGCGGAGCCACCTTGTCTTCGGTTAGCCGTTTTACTATTTGGCGCAGCATTTCCTGTTCTTCCGTTAGTTGATATGACATTTTAGGACCCCCTCTTTATACTTAAATTTACTTAAAACATGCGTTTATACATTTATCACCCTCCGGGCAATACTCTTTCATCCACGGGACAAACCCGTAAAATTAATTAGCGGGTAAAAAGAATTGTAATTAAAACACTATTCGTTATTTTATATATTGGACACTTGAGAGCAATTCCCTTTTATATGTTAGAAATTTAGTATATTTTTGAATATTATAAATAGCTTGATCAAATGCCATTCAGGTGGGGCGGAATCCCCATCCGAGGCCCCGATGTTCAGCTTTAGCTGAACGAGTTCACTGGTTGCGCGACTATAATATCATAATGCAGGAAATAATAATAAAGTAAAATAGCTATGGGGACAACCAACCGATGACAGTTAAAAGGAGTGGTTTGAATTATGGATGCAGATAAAGCATATATCAACAAAATGAAGGGTGAAATAAATGAGCGCCAGGCGGAAATCAGTGAATTAAAGGCTAATATCCAGCAAACGGAAGCCGAGGCGCAATTGCAGTATGACGATGAAATAGAAAAAACAAAAGAAGATGTATCCCAATTCAGAGATACATCGGGAGAGGTATGGAGCGATATTAAAAACGGTGTGGCGGAAGCATGGAGTGAATTATCCAATGCCGCAAGCAGAGCAGCTTCCAAGTTTAAACGAGACTAATACAGACACCACCCCCCTAAGATAATCTTAAACTGTTGCACAACGGGCTAAATAAGTTCATAATGCGGCAGCCTTTTGTAAGAATACCGGATTATTATCGGAATAATTGGCTGCATCTGGGAAAGGGAGAGTCGCTCACTACTCCAAGAAAGTAGTTTTGCGACACTCCCTTTATCTTTACACATTTCTTCTAATGAGCGGAGGTTATACAGAAAACATCGCCATTTCCGGCATTATGCAGGATGCATTGACCATAGGCAGTTTAATTAAAATGGGGGGAGGTCCCGACATACAGCCAATGTAAAAAATTACATTAAATATCCAGACTTAATTCCCAAACCATTGTCTATTGAAAATAAATATAATACTATATTAGAAAATGCAAATAAGCATAACCTAACTTTATTTGAAGGGAGGGTTTAAACATGTCCATTTTAATTGTGGACGACTCCCCGACTATTTCTTCACTAATTAAATCTTATCTAATTAACGCCGGCTACACTGATTTGTTGTTTGCCGCCTCAGCCAAACAGGCCTTTCAAATGCTGGGCGTAACGTTACATGGTAAATTGTCCGGCAACTTTACCACAAGCATTGATTTAATATTATTAGATATCGTGCTGCCCGATATGGATGGCCGAGAGGTATGCGGCATTATTAAATCTATAAAGCACCTGCAGGATACTCCCATAATTATAGTTACCTCATTAACTGACAGCGCCCACTTGGAAATGGCCTTTGCCGCAGGAGCCACGGATTATGTCACCAAGCCCGTTAACTACATTGAGCTGCTGGCCAGGATTAGTTCCGCGTTAAAATTAAAACATGAAATGGACCACCGCAAAGCCAGGGAAAAAAAACTTCTTGAAGTAACCCGACAACTTGAGAAAGCTGTTAACCAATTAAACCGGCTATCCTCATTGGATGGCTTGACAGGCATCGCCAACAGACGCCGCTTTGACGAATATTTACATATAGAATGGCGGCGAAATATCCGCAACGCCAGACCGTTATCATTATTTATGGCAGATATCGACTTTTTTAAAGCATATAATGATACCTATGGCCACCAGGCCGGCGATGAATGTTTAAAGTCCGTAGCCAAGACTTTGAAAAATACGCTGCAAAGACCGGGCGACTTGGTATGCCGCTATGGAGGGGAAGAGTTTGCAATTATTCTCCCGGAAACCCCCTCAAGCGGCGCCCTTTCACTGGCCAACAAAATGTGCTTAAGCGTAGAAGCGCTGGGCATCAACCATCAAAAATCTCCAGCCGGCAACTACGTCACAATTAGCATAGGAGTAGCCACGACATTACCAACCGAAAATTCATCACCAAAAGAAATAATAGCCGCAGCAGATCAGGCTTTGTACAATGCCAAACACAACGGACGTAACCAGGTATATGTAGGTCGATCGGGTAACACCACAGCCGGGTAAAGCCATCGTGACAGCCATGGATATCAGCAAGATCACAACAAGCATCAAAGGCCCGAACAACAATGTTAATGTTCTTAAGTTAACCGGCCACCCGCCGGTGACCCAGCTCAAAGGCGGCCAGGTTTAAATCCCGCACGCTGTCCTTAAACAGCAGCTCAATTGCTTTAGTAAAATACTCCCGGCCGAAGGGCAATAAGCCGCTTCCCACCAGTGCTCCGGTCATCACCATGTTGGCCGCCAGAGGACTGCCCGCCTCTTTAGCCAACTCCGTGGCCGACAGACAGTGCACCCGGGCTACTATCTTTCTGATAGTCTCCTCTATACGATGTGGATCGGGGTACTTATCCTCCCCCAGCAAACAGCCTAATG
This genomic interval from Desulfoscipio sp. XC116 contains the following:
- a CDS encoding NAD(P)/FAD-dependent oxidoreductase, yielding MLRVTGVKLSLDEDKSLIKNKIAGKLGVGENEIARCVIFKESIDARKRNRIYFVYTVDVELVNEQAVFKRLKAGDVSVVPPLDYRFVQPGHKALPHRPVVLGTGPAGLFAGLLLARMGYRPLLLERGADVDTRTQIVRSFWQTGCLDKDCNVQFGEGGAGTFSDGKLTTLIKDKRCRKVLEEMVLAGAPGEIIYSYKPHIGTDILKIVVKNIRQKIIELGGEVRFNSKVTDIIVEGHKLTGLEINDRHTLATEALVLAIGHSARDTFAMLHNRGVLMSPKPFSIGVRVEHPQTLINQAQHKNFAGHPKLGPAEYKLAYHSSAGRSAYTFCMCPGGLVVAAASEDGYVVTNGMSEYARDGQNANSALLVGVRPDDFGSDHPLAGVEFQRKWEGRAFALGGGNYIAPVQLVGDFLADRPSAGPGEVEPSYPRGVRYADLRECLPGYVTAALKEAIMDFDRKLKGFALPGAVLTGVETRSSSPVRIYRDEKCRSNIAGIYPAGEGPGYAGGIVSSAVDGVKAAEFIVSQYARGDNCSPTCRVDA
- a CDS encoding acyl-CoA dehydrogenase family protein; the protein is MSYQLTEEQEMLRQIVKRLTEDKVAPRAAEIDEKDEYPWDLKELIAEQGLLGAGIPEEYGGTGAGLPSVCLIVEEIAKASASASLIVAAQELGMMPILVGGSEAQKQKYLPGIADGDQICAFALTEPNAGSDAGSVKTKAVREGDKYILSGQKCFITNGSIADVFTVFATVDPKAGLKGLSAFIVEKDYPGVSVGKKEHKMGIRGSETTEVIFDNCPVPAENMMGKEGDGFKIAMMTLDRTRPVIGAQAVGIAQGALDYAVNYAKERVQFGKPIAAFQGLQFMLADMATRVEAARQLVYKAAFLIEHAAENNASATDISQFSSMSKLFASDTAMQVTVDALQILGGYGYMKEYPMERMMRDAKITQIYEGTNQIQRVVIAKNMLSGK
- a CDS encoding PleD family two-component system response regulator, which gives rise to MSILIVDDSPTISSLIKSYLINAGYTDLLFAASAKQAFQMLGVTLHGKLSGNFTTSIDLILLDIVLPDMDGREVCGIIKSIKHLQDTPIIIVTSLTDSAHLEMAFAAGATDYVTKPVNYIELLARISSALKLKHEMDHRKAREKKLLEVTRQLEKAVNQLNRLSSLDGLTGIANRRRFDEYLHIEWRRNIRNARPLSLFMADIDFFKAYNDTYGHQAGDECLKSVAKTLKNTLQRPGDLVCRYGGEEFAIILPETPSSGALSLANKMCLSVEALGINHQKSPAGNYVTISIGVATTLPTENSSPKEIIAAADQALYNAKHNGRNQVYVGRSGNTTAG